One Fusobacterium ulcerans DNA segment encodes these proteins:
- a CDS encoding HD domain-containing protein, which produces MYGMLPEEQEKEFMKLWLEFENMETKEAKFANTFDRFQGFIQNLTSDGHTWKKFSATKEMVLKRMSPIVEYAPQLFHEFVMPEVQKYIDKGIIKE; this is translated from the coding sequence ATATATGGAATGCTTCCAGAAGAGCAGGAAAAAGAATTCATGAAGCTATGGCTTGAATTTGAGAATATGGAAACTAAAGAAGCAAAGTTTGCTAATACTTTTGATAGATTCCAAGGGTTTATACAAAACCTTACTTCTGATGGGCATACATGGAAGAAGTTCAGTGCTACAAAAGAAATGGTGCTGAAGAGAATGTCACCTATAGTTGAGTATGCACCACAGCTTTTCCATGAGTTTGTGATGCCGGAAGTGCAGAAGTATATTGATAAAGGGATTATAAAGGAATAA
- a CDS encoding sigma-70 family RNA polymerase sigma factor codes for MDNKKIKDAKNGDDKAFIEIFQSLKRIILYRTKKYFFYGGDKDDVMQEAMIGLFKAINAYDENKTASFKTFALLCIKRHLITVLKNSNSRKNKILNMAISIQAESEGEPNITYTHQSFMFHSPEELCLGKEKMEYVNRYLRTHLSPMENEIFEYLIAEMTYIEIAEMTGRDVKSIDNCIQRIKKKLKNFMLDY; via the coding sequence ATGGACAACAAAAAAATCAAAGATGCAAAAAATGGTGATGACAAAGCTTTTATTGAAATTTTTCAAAGTTTGAAGAGAATTATCCTTTACAGAACTAAAAAGTATTTTTTTTATGGTGGGGATAAAGATGATGTGATGCAGGAAGCTATGATTGGACTTTTTAAAGCAATCAATGCCTATGATGAAAACAAGACAGCTTCTTTTAAGACCTTTGCACTCTTGTGTATAAAGCGTCATCTGATAACCGTTCTAAAAAATTCCAACTCCAGAAAAAATAAAATTCTCAATATGGCTATATCTATTCAAGCTGAAAGTGAAGGAGAACCTAATATTACATATACTCATCAATCCTTTATGTTTCATTCTCCAGAAGAATTATGTCTTGGAAAGGAAAAGATGGAATATGTGAACAGATATTTAAGAACTCATTTGAGCCCAATGGAAAATGAGATTTTTGAGTATCTTATTGCTGAAATGACATATATTGAAATAGCTGAAATGACTGGACGGGATGTTAAATCAATAGACAACTGTATTCAAAGAATAAAGAAAAAATTAAAAAATTTTATGCTTGATTATTAA
- a CDS encoding sugar-binding transcriptional regulator, with the protein MLDDNVKTQKMVEIAKMYYEEDLTQNEIAKRLGVSRPLVSKMLADAKEAGIVTIQINSPFVSNDFLMEEIKKKYNIEGGMVIPQADTDYLTDQVILNNVISYMSNDLKKYRKFGLGWGKNIGDLVQKLEVSEKKMELEGYVCPLVGNISMPTKDFHSNELVRIFSQMTFLKPYYLFAPAFLATEQEKNLFINIENYKDIKRLWEKLDVAVLSIGNHPSVPDLATASRFGDNLQKGKAIGNILSYYYDINGKFITGESDFSIEIPLDDLRKIEHVIGLCSSKTSKDAVIGALKTGIITHLVIDENTAKEILQ; encoded by the coding sequence ATGTTAGATGATAATGTAAAAACTCAGAAAATGGTGGAAATAGCCAAAATGTATTATGAAGAAGACCTTACTCAAAATGAGATAGCCAAGAGACTAGGGGTATCTCGTCCTCTTGTGAGTAAGATGCTTGCTGATGCAAAGGAAGCAGGTATAGTTACTATTCAGATAAATTCTCCATTTGTAAGCAATGATTTTCTTATGGAAGAGATCAAGAAAAAATACAATATTGAAGGGGGAATGGTTATTCCTCAAGCTGATACAGATTATCTTACTGATCAGGTAATATTGAATAATGTAATATCATATATGAGTAATGATCTTAAAAAGTATAGAAAATTTGGACTTGGATGGGGAAAAAATATTGGTGATCTGGTTCAGAAGCTTGAAGTTTCAGAAAAAAAGATGGAGCTTGAAGGTTATGTGTGCCCTCTAGTTGGTAATATCTCTATGCCTACTAAAGATTTTCATTCAAATGAGCTGGTAAGAATATTCTCACAGATGACTTTCCTAAAGCCTTATTATCTTTTTGCACCTGCTTTTCTAGCTACTGAGCAGGAAAAAAATCTATTTATCAACATTGAAAATTACAAGGATATAAAGAGATTATGGGAAAAACTGGATGTTGCTGTCCTTAGTATAGGAAACCATCCATCAGTTCCTGACCTTGCTACTGCTTCAAGATTTGGAGACAATCTCCAAAAAGGAAAAGCTATTGGAAATATACTCTCTTATTATTATGATATAAATGGTAAATTCATCACTGGAGAGAGTGATTTCTCTATTGAAATACCTTTAGATGACTTGAGAAAGATAGAGCATGTAATTGGACTATGTTCTTCAAAAACAAGTAAAGATGCCGTTATAGGAGCTTTAAAAACTGGTATTATAACACATCTGGTAATAGATGAAAATACTGCCAAGGAAATACTGCAATAA
- a CDS encoding glutathione ABC transporter substrate-binding protein — MFKKLLMILLSCTVLFTSCSDDKEQTASKPVKEKLIIAQDGEPKSLDVHQGNDGFSLRANKLIYSRLVESDGDMNILPGLAESWEQIDDRTMQFKLRKGVKFHNGYDFTAEDVKFSFERMANSPRIAFVLPPIEKVEVVDDYTVNIVTKTPFGPLLAHLSHPALGIVSKKLLTEDEQSFKDHPIGTGSYKFKEWVPGDSLTLEKNEDYFDKKNGLKYIVFKNIVEASNRTIGLETGEIDISISVSSVDENTIKNNPKLQLITKPSISYSYVGMNTQKTPLNDVRVRKAINYAVDKQAIVDVILNGSGKIATSPIAPGVFGFTDKTKNYEYNVEKARELMKEAGYENGFKTSILVFGGEANTQTAEILQAYLKEIGIDLRIDVVEVSAYWDATEKGRHDLFLGSWGVVTGDADYGLYAMYHSSAKGGAGNRDFYENPKVDELLDKAKMTTDPEERKKLYEEIQLLIVDDAPDIMLYNRILAVGAQKNIKGLNIHPVTLHDFSTVYIED, encoded by the coding sequence ATGTTTAAAAAACTACTTATGATACTGCTAAGCTGTACAGTACTGTTTACATCATGTTCAGATGACAAAGAACAAACTGCTTCAAAACCTGTAAAAGAAAAATTAATAATTGCTCAAGACGGAGAGCCTAAATCACTAGATGTACATCAGGGAAATGATGGTTTCTCATTGAGAGCCAATAAGCTTATCTATTCAAGACTGGTAGAGTCAGATGGAGATATGAATATACTTCCTGGACTGGCTGAATCATGGGAGCAGATAGATGACAGAACTATGCAGTTTAAGTTGAGAAAAGGAGTAAAATTCCACAATGGATATGATTTTACTGCTGAAGATGTCAAATTCTCATTTGAAAGAATGGCAAACTCACCTAGAATAGCCTTTGTACTTCCTCCTATTGAAAAAGTAGAGGTAGTAGATGACTACACTGTAAATATTGTTACAAAGACACCTTTTGGTCCATTACTTGCACATCTTTCTCACCCTGCACTGGGTATTGTGAGCAAAAAATTATTAACTGAAGATGAGCAAAGCTTTAAAGATCACCCTATTGGTACTGGAAGCTACAAATTTAAAGAATGGGTGCCTGGTGACAGCCTTACTCTTGAAAAGAATGAAGATTACTTTGATAAAAAGAATGGACTTAAATACATAGTATTCAAAAATATTGTAGAAGCTTCAAACAGAACTATTGGACTGGAAACTGGAGAAATTGATATCTCTATATCTGTAAGTTCAGTAGATGAAAATACTATAAAAAACAATCCTAAATTACAACTTATAACAAAACCTTCAATCTCTTACTCATATGTTGGAATGAATACTCAAAAAACTCCATTGAATGATGTAAGAGTAAGAAAAGCTATAAACTATGCTGTAGATAAGCAAGCTATCGTTGATGTTATCCTTAATGGAAGCGGTAAAATAGCTACTTCACCTATAGCACCAGGGGTATTCGGATTTACTGATAAAACTAAAAATTATGAGTATAATGTAGAAAAAGCTCGTGAACTGATGAAAGAAGCTGGATATGAAAATGGATTCAAAACAAGCATCCTTGTATTTGGAGGAGAAGCTAATACACAGACTGCTGAAATACTTCAAGCTTATCTGAAAGAAATTGGCATTGATTTAAGAATAGATGTAGTAGAGGTAAGTGCTTACTGGGATGCTACTGAAAAAGGAAGACATGACCTTTTCTTAGGTTCATGGGGAGTAGTAACAGGAGATGCTGACTATGGACTTTATGCAATGTATCATTCATCTGCAAAAGGTGGAGCTGGTAACAGAGATTTCTATGAAAATCCTAAAGTTGACGAGCTTTTAGATAAAGCTAAAATGACTACTGACCCAGAAGAAAGAAAGAAACTTTATGAAGAAATTCAATTATTAATAGTGGATGATGCTCCTGACATTATGCTTTATAACAGAATATTAGCTGTTGGAGCTCAGAAAAATATAAAAGGATTAAATATCCATCCAGTTACTCTTCATGACTTCAGCACTGTCTATATTGAAGACTAA